From Candidatus Atelocyanobacterium thalassa isolate ALOHA, a single genomic window includes:
- a CDS encoding DUF2839 domain-containing protein, with product MGESKRRTDKMNKLKKNKSTFFSQIVFPKNKADLLFKWTTNAAWTGIGITIFIWFAVHFIGPTFGWWILK from the coding sequence ATGGGTGAATCAAAACGTCGTACAGATAAAATGAATAAGCTTAAAAAAAATAAAAGTACGTTCTTCTCTCAAATTGTCTTTCCTAAGAATAAAGCTGATTTATTATTTAAATGGACAACAAATGCGGCTTGGACAGGTATAGGAATTACTATATTTATATGGTTCGCAGTTCATTTTATTGGACCTACTTTTGGCTGGTGGATCTTAAAGTAA
- the map gene encoding type I methionyl aminopeptidase: MGETITLLSKREIDKMRQAGRLAAKLLNHLEPMIKPGISTLEINNEAEQWTQSHGAISAPLGYHGFPKSICTSVNNVICHGIPNAQQILKEGDIINVDVTPILDGYHGDTSKTFFVGKPSQIAKKLVETAEISLMNAIQVVKPGSKIGDIGAAIQECAEPYGFSVVRDFVGHGISNIFHTAPQIPHYGIKGKGKKLRSGMVFTIEPMINEGTWEAIILKDGWTAITKDGKLSAQFEHTIAVTDTGVEILTILD, translated from the coding sequence ATGGGAGAGACTATTACCCTATTATCAAAACGAGAAATTGATAAAATGCGTCAAGCAGGTCGTCTAGCTGCTAAGCTTCTAAATCATTTAGAACCTATGATCAAACCTGGGATAAGTACATTAGAAATTAATAATGAAGCAGAACAATGGACTCAATCTCATGGAGCAATAAGTGCCCCTCTTGGGTATCATGGCTTTCCAAAGTCAATTTGTACTAGTGTCAATAATGTTATTTGTCATGGTATTCCTAATGCACAACAAATTTTAAAAGAAGGAGATATAATAAATGTTGATGTCACACCAATTTTAGATGGTTATCATGGTGATACATCGAAAACATTTTTTGTAGGAAAACCTTCTCAAATTGCAAAAAAATTAGTCGAAACCGCAGAGATATCTTTAATGAATGCTATTCAGGTTGTAAAACCCGGCTCAAAAATTGGAGATATTGGGGCTGCAATTCAAGAGTGTGCTGAACCTTATGGTTTTTCAGTAGTAAGAGATTTTGTTGGTCATGGTATTAGTAATATTTTTCATACAGCTCCTCAGATTCCTCACTATGGGATAAAAGGTAAAGGGAAAAAATTACGTTCTGGAATGGTATTTACTATTGAACCAATGATAAATGAAGGAACATGGGAAGCAATTATATTAAAGGATGGCTGGACAGCAATTACTAAAGATGGAAAGTTATCAGCCCAATTTGAGCATACTATTGCTGTGACAGATACGGGAGTCGAAATTCTAACTATTTTAGATTAA
- the sbcD gene encoding exonuclease subunit SbcD: MVKVLHFSDIHLGSGLSHGKVNPKTGFNTRLEDFIKCLSLSIDNAIREQVDIVLFGGDAFPNSTPPPYIQEAFATQFRRLANANIPTVLLVGNHDQHSQVNGGASLSIYRTLEVPGFIVADSLKTHKVLTKNNYVQVVALPWLTRSSLLTKTKTEGLSLEQIDNLLLEALGPALESEIRKLNPSYPTILLAHLMVDRARFGTEKFLAVGRGFTIPISLLMRSEFDYVALGHVHKHQNLNPQNNPPIVYPGSIERVDFSEEKEEKGYVLLTIDKKQTSWNFCSLPARSFITIKVDVSQSIDPQKTLIDNIKKKPIAEAIVRLNYQIRSEQLELVNVSSIHKILASSHSYTICPEIINEISRVRLPELGFGKSLDPIEALKTYLDNRNDIKDITNDMLETAYSLLNEKDEIIELE, from the coding sequence ATGGTGAAAGTTCTTCATTTTTCTGATATTCATCTTGGCAGTGGTTTATCTCATGGGAAGGTAAATCCTAAAACAGGTTTTAATACTCGATTAGAAGATTTTATAAAATGCTTAAGTTTATCTATTGATAATGCAATTAGAGAACAAGTTGATATTGTTCTTTTTGGAGGTGATGCTTTTCCAAATTCAACGCCACCTCCTTATATTCAAGAAGCCTTTGCTACTCAATTTCGACGTCTAGCTAATGCCAATATTCCTACTGTTCTCTTAGTAGGAAATCACGATCAGCATTCTCAAGTAAATGGAGGAGCAAGTTTATCTATTTACAGAACTCTAGAAGTGCCTGGTTTTATAGTGGCAGATAGCTTAAAGACTCATAAGGTATTAACAAAAAATAATTATGTACAAGTTGTAGCTTTACCTTGGCTAACTAGATCTTCTCTCTTAACAAAAACAAAAACTGAAGGTTTGTCTTTAGAGCAAATTGACAATCTTTTACTTGAAGCATTAGGACCAGCTTTAGAGTCAGAGATTAGAAAGTTGAATCCTAGCTATCCAACAATTCTACTAGCACATTTGATGGTTGATCGCGCAAGATTTGGAACTGAAAAATTTTTAGCAGTGGGAAGAGGATTCACTATTCCTATTTCTTTATTAATGCGTTCTGAATTTGATTATGTGGCATTAGGTCATGTGCATAAACATCAAAATCTTAATCCTCAAAACAATCCTCCTATTGTCTATCCGGGCAGTATTGAGAGAGTAGATTTTAGTGAAGAAAAGGAAGAAAAAGGATATGTACTACTAACAATTGACAAAAAACAAACAAGTTGGAATTTTTGTTCACTACCTGCACGCTCATTTATTACGATAAAAGTGGATGTTTCTCAGAGTATAGACCCACAAAAAACTTTAATTGATAACATAAAAAAGAAACCAATTGCAGAAGCTATTGTCAGACTAAATTATCAAATTCGTTCTGAACAGTTAGAATTGGTTAATGTTTCTTCTATTCATAAAATATTAGCTTCGTCCCATAGCTATACAATCTGTCCTGAAATAATTAATGAAATATCGAGAGTACGTTTACCAGAATTAGGATTTGGAAAAAGTTTAGATCCAATTGAAGCTTTGAAAACTTATCTTGACAATAGAAATGATATTAAAGATATAACTAACGATATGTTAGAAACGGCTTATTCATTATTAAATGAGAAAGACGAGATAATAGAATTAGAATAG
- a CDS encoding dihydrolipoamide acetyltransferase family protein: protein MIYDIFMPALSSTMTEGKIISWEKSPGDKVTKGETVVIIESDKADMDVESFYDGYLATILVKAGEEAPVGEAIALIAETKEEITNAQDKAPSIFKKSNFSSKIEEKIIEKNSTESYQGESNSFVDTNNLEKFKGRIIASPRAKKIARDLGIDLNKIKGSGPYGRIVTEDLQDKQENKTIVDSKINTSQEVIPFSTMQKTVAKNMLATLGIPVFRVSYDINTEQLDKLYQSIKTKGVTMTVILAKAIALTLRKHSLINAKYESSGIQYCESINIAIAVAMPDGGLITPVLNNVDKTDIYSLSRIWKDLLSRARTRELKPSEYSNGTFTLSNLGMFGVDTFDAILPPEQGSILAIGASKPHVIAISDKLFGIQNKMTVNITCDHRIIYGSHAASFLQDLAKVIESNTQLLTM from the coding sequence ATGATTTATGACATTTTCATGCCAGCCTTGAGTTCTACAATGACTGAAGGGAAAATTATTTCTTGGGAAAAATCTCCTGGTGACAAAGTTACAAAAGGAGAAACTGTCGTAATTATAGAATCAGATAAGGCAGACATGGATGTGGAGTCTTTTTATGATGGTTATCTTGCGACTATTTTAGTCAAGGCTGGGGAAGAAGCTCCTGTAGGAGAAGCAATTGCTTTAATAGCAGAAACTAAAGAAGAAATTACTAATGCCCAGGACAAAGCTCCATCTATTTTTAAAAAATCTAATTTTTCGTCAAAAATTGAAGAAAAGATAATAGAGAAAAACTCTACTGAAAGTTATCAAGGTGAATCTAATTCCTTTGTAGATACTAATAACCTAGAAAAGTTTAAAGGACGTATAATAGCATCTCCAAGAGCCAAAAAAATAGCTAGGGACTTAGGGATAGATTTGAACAAAATCAAAGGTAGCGGCCCATATGGCAGAATTGTGACAGAAGATCTCCAAGATAAGCAAGAAAACAAAACAATTGTCGACTCTAAAATTAATACATCCCAAGAAGTTATTCCGTTCAGCACTATGCAAAAGACAGTAGCAAAAAATATGTTAGCTACTTTAGGAATTCCAGTATTTAGAGTAAGTTATGATATTAATACGGAACAATTGGATAAATTGTATCAAAGTATTAAAACTAAAGGCGTTACAATGACTGTTATTTTAGCAAAAGCTATTGCTTTAACATTACGAAAACATTCATTGATAAACGCTAAATATGAAAGTTCAGGTATTCAATATTGTGAATCTATCAATATCGCGATAGCTGTAGCTATGCCTGATGGCGGCCTAATTACCCCAGTTTTAAACAACGTAGATAAAACAGATATTTATTCTCTTTCTCGGATCTGGAAAGATTTATTATCTAGAGCACGAACAAGAGAATTAAAACCTAGTGAATATAGTAATGGTACATTTACCTTGTCAAACTTAGGTATGTTTGGAGTAGATACATTTGACGCTATTTTACCTCCAGAACAGGGTTCTATTTTGGCAATTGGAGCTTCTAAGCCTCATGTAATAGCAATTTCAGATAAACTATTTGGAATTCAAAATAAGATGACAGTCAATATAACATGTGACCATCGTATAATTTATGGTTCTCATGCAGCTTCTTTCTTACAGGATCTCGCAAAAGTAATAGAAAGTAATACTCAGCTTCTAACTATGTAA
- a CDS encoding bifunctional sterol desaturase/short chain dehydrogenase, with the protein MTDIVFIITLCLGLIVWVEIVRDFYHILAHNWQALYRFHNWHHRVFNSNFNPVSQEIYRKAHWYNDVPEALVMMFFGTIPVIILWSFNVDYWWFAESGFFYSSFFLLGAIFRGSGLPNMDKITDLTHHPGQFSSLPAQWFINRPYHWRHHFDNQKAYYSGTLALVDKVMGTALSLKGKTVGVTGASGTLGIEILKILHLNQAKIVAFSSKNKSITLDMNGYDLPVKTLIWEVGKEHELINELLKIDILIINHGINVNSKRSIEFIKESYEVNTFSSCRLMELFFQTIKTNRDKACKEVWINTSEAEVMPAFSPLYELSKRALGNLVTLRRLDAPCIVRKLILGPFKSKLNPIGIMSANWVAKQIIKNAKKDCRNIIVTINPVIFLIFPLKEFFQSLYFKIFTYKNSN; encoded by the coding sequence ATGACTGATATCGTATTTATTATTACACTTTGTTTGGGCTTAATTGTTTGGGTAGAAATTGTTCGGGACTTCTATCATATTCTTGCCCATAACTGGCAAGCACTATATCGTTTTCATAATTGGCATCATAGAGTATTCAACTCAAATTTTAATCCTGTTAGCCAAGAAATCTATCGTAAAGCTCATTGGTATAATGATGTACCAGAAGCTTTAGTTATGATGTTTTTTGGTACTATCCCTGTAATAATCTTATGGTCATTTAATGTTGACTATTGGTGGTTCGCAGAATCTGGATTCTTCTACTCTTCATTCTTTCTGTTGGGAGCAATTTTTCGTGGATCAGGGCTTCCTAATATGGATAAAATTACTGATCTTACTCATCATCCTGGGCAATTTTCTTCTTTACCTGCTCAATGGTTCATAAATCGTCCTTATCATTGGAGACATCACTTTGATAATCAGAAAGCTTATTACAGTGGTACATTAGCATTAGTCGACAAAGTTATGGGAACAGCTTTGTCTTTGAAAGGTAAAACTGTTGGAGTGACAGGTGCCTCTGGAACTCTTGGAATTGAAATATTGAAAATATTACATCTTAACCAAGCCAAAATAGTTGCTTTTAGCTCTAAAAATAAATCTATTACTTTAGACATGAATGGCTATGATTTGCCTGTTAAAACATTAATATGGGAAGTAGGAAAAGAGCATGAACTAATAAATGAACTACTTAAAATTGACATATTAATAATTAATCATGGAATAAATGTTAATAGCAAAAGAAGTATAGAATTTATTAAGGAATCTTATGAAGTTAATACGTTTTCAAGTTGTCGATTAATGGAGCTATTTTTCCAAACTATTAAAACTAATCGAGATAAAGCTTGTAAGGAAGTTTGGATTAATACATCAGAAGCAGAAGTAATGCCTGCCTTTAGCCCATTGTATGAACTAAGTAAAAGAGCTTTAGGAAATTTAGTTACGCTTCGCCGGTTAGATGCTCCTTGTATTGTTAGAAAATTAATATTAGGTCCTTTTAAAAGTAAGCTTAATCCTATTGGAATTATGTCGGCAAATTGGGTAGCAAAGCAAATTATTAAGAATGCTAAAAAAGATTGCCGAAATATAATTGTTACTATAAATCCTGTTATTTTTTTGATTTTTCCTTTAAAAGAATTTTTCCAAAGTCTTTATTTTAAAATTTTTACTTACAAAAACTCTAATTAA
- a CDS encoding UbiD family decarboxylase produces the protein MNRNLREFIKEVDQRKQLRRIKTLVDPELEIAEISNRLLQAGGPALLFENVKGSNFPLVVNLLGTVERVCWALKVEKPEELEILGKKLAMLQQPKPPKNISQAIDFGKVLFDVIKAKSGNSFFPPCQQLILKDEKVDLSILPLIRPYPKDAGKIITFGLVITKDCETGTANVGVYRLQLQSKNTMTVHWLSVRGGARHLRKAKEAGKKLEVAIALGVDPLIIMAAATPIPVDLSEWLFAGLYAGSGVPLTKCKTLNLEVPAEAEFILEGTINPGEVMADGPFGDHMGYYGGKEDSPLIHFHCITHRKEPIYLTTFSGRPPKEEAMIAIALNRIYTPILRQQITEIKDFFLPMEALSYKVAIISIKKAYPGHARRAALAFWSVLPQFTYTKFVVVVDENINIRDPRQVMWAISSKTDPSRDVFIIEDTPFDTLDFASEKIGLGGRMGIDATTKIYPETNHEWGEPLEPDASTTQLVDQRWSEYGLGNITLKEVNANLFGYDIL, from the coding sequence ATGAACAGAAATTTAAGAGAATTTATAAAAGAAGTTGATCAAAGAAAACAACTAAGACGTATTAAAACTTTAGTAGATCCTGAATTAGAAATTGCAGAAATTTCTAATAGGCTTTTACAAGCAGGGGGACCAGCATTACTTTTTGAAAATGTCAAAGGCTCTAACTTTCCTTTAGTTGTTAATTTATTAGGAACTGTAGAAAGAGTATGTTGGGCTTTAAAAGTCGAAAAGCCTGAAGAGTTAGAAATTCTAGGCAAAAAGCTAGCAATGTTGCAACAGCCTAAGCCACCAAAAAATATCTCTCAAGCAATTGATTTCGGAAAAGTACTTTTTGATGTCATTAAAGCAAAATCTGGCAATAGCTTTTTTCCTCCTTGTCAGCAATTAATTCTTAAAGATGAAAAAGTTGACCTTTCAATTCTTCCCTTAATACGTCCCTACCCAAAAGATGCAGGAAAAATAATTACTTTTGGGTTAGTTATAACAAAAGACTGTGAGACTGGTACTGCTAACGTTGGTGTTTATCGTTTGCAGCTGCAATCAAAAAATACAATGACAGTACATTGGTTGTCTGTAAGGGGAGGCGCTAGGCACCTTCGGAAAGCGAAAGAAGCAGGGAAAAAATTAGAGGTTGCTATAGCGTTAGGAGTTGATCCTTTAATTATCATGGCAGCTGCAACTCCAATTCCAGTAGATCTTTCAGAATGGTTATTTGCTGGTTTATATGCAGGTTCAGGTGTTCCTCTTACAAAATGTAAAACTTTAAACCTAGAAGTTCCAGCTGAAGCTGAATTTATTTTAGAAGGTACAATAAATCCAGGTGAAGTAATGGCTGATGGTCCTTTCGGAGATCATATGGGATATTACGGAGGAAAAGAAGATTCTCCTTTAATACATTTTCATTGCATAACACATCGTAAAGAACCAATTTATTTAACAACTTTTAGTGGTCGCCCCCCCAAAGAAGAGGCAATGATTGCCATAGCTCTAAATAGAATTTATACTCCTATTCTAAGGCAGCAAATTACTGAAATTAAAGATTTCTTTCTTCCTATGGAAGCTTTGAGTTACAAAGTAGCTATTATTTCTATTAAGAAAGCTTATCCTGGTCATGCTCGACGTGCTGCCTTAGCCTTTTGGAGTGTTTTACCTCAATTTACTTATACTAAATTTGTGGTTGTTGTTGATGAAAATATTAATATACGCGATCCAAGACAGGTAATGTGGGCTATTAGTTCTAAGACTGACCCATCAAGAGATGTTTTCATCATAGAAGATACTCCTTTTGACACTTTAGATTTTGCTAGTGAGAAAATTGGTTTAGGTGGGAGGATGGGAATAGATGCCACCACCAAAATTTATCCTGAAACTAACCATGAATGGGGAGAACCTTTAGAACCTGATGCCAGTACCACTCAATTAGTGGATCAACGCTGGTCAGAATATGGATTAGGTAACATAACTTTAAAAGAAGTAAATGCCAACTTGTTTGGTTATGACATTCTATAG
- the gyrB gene encoding DNA topoisomerase (ATP-hydrolyzing) subunit B, translated as MAIKSDYGAEQIQVLEGLEPVRKRPGMYIGTTGPKGLHHLVYEVVDNSIDEALAGHCTHIEVDINIDGSVTVTDNGRGIPTDIHPATGKSALETVMTVLHAGGKFGGGGYKVSGGLHGVGISVVNALSEWLIIKVWRDNSVYTQRYECGVAVSELKKEPDTEHPKGTSVSFLPDKQIFTSDTNFDYATLSARLRELAYLNSQITIKFTDYRKQEPYSETYFYEGGLREYVTYMCRNKEALHKDIIYICGEKKGVQVEAALLWCIDAYSDNLLGFANNIRTIDGGTHLEGLKTVLTRTMNNVARKRNKIKENEPNLSGENVREGLTGIVSVKVPEPEFEGQTKTKLGNTEVRGIVDLLVGEVLGEYLEFNPHVGDIIIEKAVQAFKAAEAARRARDLVRRKSVLESSPLPGKLADCSTRDPAEAEIFLVEGDSAGGSAKQGRDRRFQAILPLRGKIINIEKTDDAKIYKNNEIQSLITALGLGIKGEEFDVSQLRYHRIVIMTDADVDGAHIRTLILTFFYRYQRLLIEQGFIYIACPPLYKIERGRNHSYCYNEQQLQDNIKALPANAKYTIQRFKGLGEMMPVQLWNTTMNPETRSMKRVEIDDAVEADRIFTILMGDKVAPRRQFIENYGSKLNLNDLDI; from the coding sequence ATGGCAATAAAAAGTGATTATGGTGCAGAACAAATTCAAGTTCTTGAAGGACTAGAGCCGGTAAGAAAACGTCCAGGTATGTACATCGGGACTACTGGACCAAAAGGACTTCACCACCTTGTTTATGAAGTTGTAGATAATTCGATTGACGAGGCTTTAGCTGGCCATTGTACCCATATTGAAGTTGATATAAATATTGATGGTTCTGTCACTGTTACAGATAATGGACGAGGAATACCAACTGATATTCATCCTGCTACAGGCAAATCTGCTCTAGAAACAGTAATGACGGTTCTTCATGCAGGAGGTAAGTTTGGAGGTGGCGGATATAAAGTCTCAGGAGGGCTTCACGGAGTTGGAATTTCCGTTGTTAACGCTTTATCAGAATGGCTGATTATTAAAGTTTGGCGGGATAACAGTGTATATACACAACGTTATGAATGCGGAGTTGCTGTTAGCGAACTAAAAAAAGAACCGGATACTGAACACCCAAAAGGTACATCGGTTTCTTTTCTCCCTGATAAACAAATCTTTACATCTGATACAAATTTTGACTATGCTACTTTGTCAGCAAGACTGAGAGAACTGGCATATTTAAATTCTCAAATAACAATCAAGTTTACTGACTACCGAAAACAAGAACCTTATAGTGAGACCTATTTCTACGAAGGAGGACTTAGGGAATATGTTACCTATATGTGTCGAAACAAAGAAGCTTTACATAAAGATATCATATACATTTGCGGAGAAAAAAAAGGTGTTCAAGTTGAAGCTGCATTGCTTTGGTGTATAGATGCATATAGTGATAATTTATTGGGTTTTGCTAATAATATTAGAACTATTGATGGTGGTACACACTTAGAAGGATTAAAAACAGTTTTAACTAGAACGATGAATAACGTTGCTAGAAAACGGAATAAGATAAAAGAAAACGAACCTAATTTAAGTGGTGAAAATGTTAGAGAAGGTTTAACAGGAATCGTTTCAGTTAAAGTTCCAGAACCAGAATTTGAAGGACAAACAAAAACAAAACTTGGTAATACAGAAGTTAGAGGTATTGTAGATTTACTAGTAGGGGAAGTCTTAGGAGAATATTTAGAGTTTAATCCTCATGTAGGCGATATTATTATAGAAAAAGCTGTCCAAGCATTTAAAGCAGCGGAAGCGGCAAGAAGAGCTAGAGATCTTGTACGTCGTAAATCTGTTTTAGAATCTTCTCCTTTACCTGGGAAACTTGCAGACTGTAGTACGAGAGATCCTGCAGAAGCAGAAATTTTTTTAGTGGAAGGAGATTCAGCGGGAGGCTCTGCCAAACAGGGTAGAGATAGGCGTTTTCAAGCTATATTACCTCTTAGAGGAAAAATTATTAACATTGAGAAGACTGATGATGCAAAAATATATAAGAATAACGAAATTCAATCTCTCATAACTGCTTTAGGACTAGGAATTAAGGGAGAAGAATTTGATGTATCACAATTGCGATATCACAGGATTGTAATAATGACAGATGCAGATGTTGATGGAGCACATATTCGTACTTTAATATTAACTTTTTTCTATCGTTATCAGCGATTATTAATAGAACAAGGTTTTATATATATTGCTTGTCCTCCTTTATACAAAATAGAAAGGGGACGTAATCATTCCTATTGTTATAATGAGCAGCAACTACAAGACAATATTAAGGCTTTACCTGCAAACGCTAAATACACAATTCAACGATTCAAAGGTTTAGGAGAAATGATGCCTGTTCAATTGTGGAATACAACGATGAATCCTGAGACACGTAGTATGAAAAGAGTAGAAATTGATGATGCTGTTGAAGCAGATCGTATTTTTACAATTTTAATGGGTGATAAAGTTGCTCCTAGACGACAGTTTATTGAAAACTACGGCTCTAAGTTAAATTTAAATGACCTAGATATATAA
- the cobA gene encoding uroporphyrinogen-III C-methyltransferase — protein MSETSKVYLVGSGPGDPDLMTIKGQKLLKHANVVVYDALISSEILNMINSDAIKINVGKRRGSHSKLQIETTTILIEQAKKHPVVVRLKGGDPFVFGRGGEEMEDLINAGISVEVVPGITAGIAAPAYAGIPITHRNYSSSVTFVTGHEAVGKYRPGVNWSAIANGAETIVIYMGIHNLANIVTQLLLEGLISKTPIALIRWGTMLKQEQLISTLGLVVEQVKQQDFQAPAVVIVGNVVKLQKILVS, from the coding sequence ATGAGTGAAACATCTAAAGTCTACTTAGTAGGCTCAGGACCAGGCGACCCTGATTTAATGACCATAAAGGGTCAAAAATTATTAAAACATGCCAATGTAGTAGTTTATGATGCCCTTATAAGCTCTGAAATTCTTAATATGATCAATAGTGATGCGATTAAAATTAATGTAGGAAAGCGTAGGGGAAGTCATTCTAAGTTACAAATAGAAACTACCACAATTTTAATAGAGCAAGCAAAAAAACATCCTGTGGTAGTAAGATTAAAAGGTGGAGATCCATTCGTCTTTGGCAGAGGAGGGGAAGAAATGGAAGACCTTATAAATGCTGGAATTTCAGTCGAAGTTGTCCCTGGTATTACTGCAGGAATTGCAGCTCCTGCATATGCAGGAATTCCAATTACTCATCGAAATTATAGTTCTTCCGTAACATTTGTCACTGGACATGAAGCTGTAGGTAAGTATCGCCCCGGAGTCAATTGGTCAGCAATTGCTAATGGTGCAGAAACTATCGTTATTTATATGGGAATCCACAATTTGGCGAATATCGTAACTCAATTGTTATTAGAAGGATTAATATCTAAAACCCCAATTGCTCTAATACGTTGGGGAACTATGCTCAAACAGGAACAATTAATAAGTACGTTGGGATTAGTTGTTGAGCAAGTTAAACAGCAAGATTTTCAAGCTCCAGCAGTTGTTATTGTTGGTAATGTTGTTAAACTGCAAAAAATATTAGTTTCCTAA
- a CDS encoding sirohydrochlorin chelatase, with translation MKTLIAVIIIFLQAVIVEVATLELSQISLAKKIQQFALKINKYGIKNLKIIPMFLFPGIHVKQDIPLEISTAQKKIGNLINLELCPHLGSYKGLSNLLSNQFSICSQMNAKIIISHGSHFKDGNNTIEVIASNLNAITAYWGMKPDLSDQINILLKQNKLAITIIPYFLFRGKITTIITQQIKKIQSNLPEIQINLGHPIGETFDLVKLIVDEVIK, from the coding sequence ATGAAAACTCTAATAGCTGTTATCATAATATTTCTTCAGGCAGTTATCGTTGAGGTGGCAACTTTAGAGTTATCGCAAATATCTTTAGCTAAAAAGATTCAACAATTTGCCTTAAAGATAAATAAATACGGAATTAAAAACCTAAAAATTATTCCAATGTTTTTATTTCCTGGCATACATGTCAAACAAGATATTCCATTAGAAATTAGTACTGCTCAGAAAAAAATAGGTAATCTGATTAATTTAGAGTTATGTCCACACTTAGGTAGCTATAAAGGTTTGTCAAATCTTTTATCTAATCAGTTTTCGATATGCTCTCAAATGAATGCTAAAATAATTATTTCCCATGGTAGCCATTTTAAAGATGGAAATAATACCATTGAAGTTATTGCTAGCAATCTGAATGCAATTACAGCCTACTGGGGAATGAAACCAGATTTGTCTGATCAAATTAATATATTATTAAAACAAAATAAATTAGCAATTACTATTATTCCTTATTTTCTTTTTCGAGGAAAAATCACAACTATCATTACTCAACAAATTAAAAAAATACAAAGTAATTTACCTGAGATCCAGATTAATTTAGGACATCCAATAGGAGAGACTTTCGATCTTGTTAAATTAATTGTAGACGAGGTAATAAAATAA
- a CDS encoding DUF3038 domain-containing protein, protein MSDIDSSAQLKPIILDDLPDFMISGYHCSTHIQKHIDLILLALEALDLGVSEQMLATVKLFNLQKVIKNRIALWRLRSTNPWRRAYNRGILSIEQAKALVIITNHHVKPLTADIRQLLLAEQQMSKNNLPVTCHFLLAEYLDQFRAHFHSRMNPRRAKVALYLDSEHKLNELALILLKQLLFCTGTSGMQRLWVSLFDGEVI, encoded by the coding sequence ATGTCTGATATAGATTCTTCTGCCCAATTAAAACCAATTATATTAGATGACCTACCAGATTTTATGATTTCTGGATATCATTGTTCTACTCATATTCAAAAGCATATAGATCTTATTTTACTTGCTCTTGAGGCACTTGATTTAGGAGTATCAGAACAAATGCTAGCAACAGTTAAGCTTTTCAATTTGCAAAAAGTTATCAAAAACCGTATTGCACTTTGGCGTTTGAGATCTACTAATCCTTGGAGACGTGCTTATAATCGTGGTATTTTGTCTATTGAACAGGCGAAAGCTTTAGTTATAATTACAAACCATCATGTTAAACCTCTAACCGCAGACATTCGACAGTTATTGTTAGCCGAGCAACAAATGAGTAAAAATAATTTACCAGTAACCTGTCATTTTCTTTTGGCTGAATATTTAGATCAATTTCGTGCTCATTTTCATAGTCGGATGAATCCTCGTCGTGCCAAAGTTGCACTATATTTAGATTCAGAGCACAAATTAAATGAATTAGCTTTAATATTGCTTAAACAATTATTATTTTGTACAGGAACTTCTGGAATGCAACGTTTATGGGTTAGCTTATTTGATGGAGAAGTTATATGA